The Rhodobacter sp. CZR27 genome includes a window with the following:
- a CDS encoding GFA family protein, producing MRGSCLCGQVAFEVEPPLRPVIACHCTQCRRWSGHYWSASSVPLDRFRLLRQEGLRWYRASDTASRGFCAGCGASLFWRPDDEARISFSPAAIDGPTGLATAEHIFTAEAGDYYAPEGPPPPRAEAPARLAAACLCGATRFTVPGPAGEVVACHCEQCRKTSGQFHAAFEVPPADLVYRSRDRLAERRAANGAVRGFCAACGSSLWFRGVAGDLWIEAGAVEGPTGGRLARHLHVAEKGDWYPLDDGLPQRPGE from the coding sequence ATGCGCGGCTCCTGCCTCTGCGGTCAGGTCGCCTTCGAGGTCGAGCCTCCGCTCCGCCCGGTCATCGCCTGCCACTGCACGCAATGCCGGCGCTGGTCGGGCCACTACTGGTCGGCGTCCTCGGTGCCGCTCGACCGGTTCCGGCTGCTCAGGCAGGAGGGGCTGCGCTGGTATCGCGCCTCTGATACGGCATCGCGCGGTTTCTGCGCGGGCTGCGGCGCGAGCCTGTTCTGGAGGCCGGACGACGAGGCGCGGATCAGCTTCTCGCCGGCCGCCATCGACGGGCCGACCGGCCTTGCCACCGCCGAGCACATCTTCACCGCGGAGGCGGGCGATTATTACGCGCCCGAGGGCCCGCCGCCGCCTCGGGCCGAGGCGCCGGCCCGGCTTGCGGCCGCCTGCCTGTGCGGGGCGACACGCTTCACGGTGCCGGGACCGGCCGGTGAGGTAGTGGCTTGCCACTGCGAGCAGTGCCGCAAGACCAGCGGCCAGTTCCATGCGGCCTTCGAGGTGCCGCCTGCGGATCTGGTCTACCGGTCGCGCGACCGGCTGGCCGAGCGCCGCGCGGCGAACGGCGCCGTCCGCGGCTTCTGCGCCGCTTGCGGCTCGTCGCTGTGGTTCCGCGGCGTGGCGGGCGACCTGTGGATCGAGGCCGGCGCGGTGGAGGGCCCCACCGGGGGCCGGCTGGCGCGTCACCTCCACGTGGCCGAGAAGGGGGACTGGTATCCTCTCGACGATGGCCTGCCGCAGCGGCCCGGCGAATAG
- a CDS encoding RluA family pseudouridine synthase, translated as MIDTYAPPDVPLTLLHHDSQIVVVDKPAGLLSVPGKGEEKADCLIGRLRGIFPEILLVHRLDRDTSGVMVFALTRAAQGALGQQFEKRQTKKVYVARLHGHLEPREGRVDLPLIVDWPNRPRQHVNHETGRPAQTDWRVVKYLPKETRVRLMPVTGRSHQLRVHMAETGHPILGDPLYAEGEARDFPRLMLHAESLRIRHPETGKSITYSAPCPF; from the coding sequence ATGATCGACACCTACGCGCCCCCGGACGTCCCTCTGACCCTTCTGCACCACGACTCGCAGATCGTGGTGGTGGACAAGCCTGCAGGCCTGCTGTCGGTGCCGGGGAAGGGCGAGGAGAAGGCTGACTGCCTGATCGGGCGCCTGCGCGGCATCTTCCCCGAGATCCTGCTGGTCCACCGCCTCGACCGGGACACCTCGGGCGTGATGGTCTTCGCGCTGACGCGGGCGGCGCAAGGCGCCCTCGGCCAGCAGTTCGAGAAGCGGCAGACGAAGAAGGTCTATGTCGCCCGCCTTCACGGTCATCTCGAACCGCGCGAGGGGCGGGTTGACCTGCCGCTGATCGTGGACTGGCCGAACCGTCCGCGCCAGCACGTGAACCACGAAACCGGGAGGCCGGCGCAGACGGATTGGCGGGTGGTCAAATACCTGCCGAAGGAGACGAGGGTGCGCCTGATGCCGGTGACGGGGCGCAGCCACCAGCTGCGCGTCCACATGGCCGAGACGGGGCATCCGATCCTCGGCGATCCGCTCTATGCCGAGGGCGAGGCGCGGGACTTCCCGCGGCTGATGCTGCATGCGGAAAGCCTGCGGATCCGCCATCCCGAGACGGGCAAGAGCATCACCTACAGCGCGCCCTGCCCGTTCTAG
- a CDS encoding aldehyde dehydrogenase family protein gives MLEKREFYIGGRWVAPAVPRDCAVIDPSTEEPCAVISLGDRADTDAAVAAARGAFDGWAATPPAERRRLVEGILAQYEARKEEMARAISLEMGAPIDLARSSQAPCLPWHLTNFLGAFDQIEWIRPLGPHAPTDRIAMEPIGVVGLITPWNWPMNQVALKVIPALLAGCTCVLKPSEEAPLSSMLFAEFLHDAGLPPGVFNLVNGDGAGVGSQLSAHPDVEMISFTGSTRAGRAISKAAAESLKRVTLELGGKGANLIFADADEQAVARGVKHCFNNSGQSCNAPTRMLVERAIYDQAVEIAREVAEATRVASAHEQGPHIGPVVNQRQYDQIQAYIQKGIDEGARLVAGGLGRPDGLNRGFFVRPTVFADVVPGMTIEREEIFGPVLSILPFETEAEAVRIANDTPYGLTNYVQSRDGARRNRLARQLRSGMVEMNGRSRAAGSPFGGVKASGRAREGGVWGIEEFLEVKAISGWDPEAEAAAAE, from the coding sequence ATGCTGGAGAAACGCGAGTTCTACATCGGCGGGCGCTGGGTAGCGCCAGCGGTGCCGCGCGATTGCGCCGTGATCGACCCCTCGACCGAGGAACCCTGCGCCGTGATCTCGCTGGGCGACCGGGCCGACACGGATGCGGCCGTGGCCGCGGCGCGCGGTGCGTTCGACGGCTGGGCGGCCACCCCGCCCGCGGAACGGCGCCGGCTGGTGGAGGGGATCCTTGCGCAATACGAGGCGCGGAAGGAAGAGATGGCCCGCGCCATCAGCCTCGAGATGGGCGCGCCGATCGACCTTGCGCGCAGCAGCCAGGCGCCCTGCCTGCCGTGGCACCTGACGAACTTCCTGGGGGCCTTCGACCAGATCGAGTGGATCCGCCCGCTTGGCCCCCATGCGCCCACCGACCGCATCGCGATGGAGCCGATCGGCGTCGTGGGCCTGATCACGCCGTGGAACTGGCCGATGAACCAGGTGGCGCTGAAGGTGATCCCGGCGCTGCTCGCGGGTTGCACCTGCGTGCTGAAACCCTCCGAGGAGGCGCCGCTGTCCTCGATGCTCTTCGCCGAGTTCCTGCACGACGCGGGCCTTCCCCCCGGCGTCTTCAACCTCGTGAACGGCGATGGCGCGGGCGTGGGCAGCCAGCTTTCCGCGCATCCGGATGTCGAGATGATCTCGTTCACCGGCTCCACCCGGGCGGGGCGGGCCATCTCGAAGGCGGCGGCGGAAAGCCTGAAGCGCGTGACGCTGGAGCTGGGCGGCAAGGGGGCGAACCTGATCTTCGCCGACGCCGACGAGCAGGCGGTGGCGCGCGGAGTGAAGCACTGCTTCAACAACTCGGGGCAAAGCTGCAACGCGCCGACGCGGATGCTGGTCGAGCGTGCAATCTACGATCAAGCGGTCGAGATCGCCCGCGAGGTGGCCGAGGCAACCCGCGTGGCCTCCGCCCACGAGCAGGGGCCGCACATCGGCCCTGTCGTGAACCAGCGCCAGTACGACCAGATCCAGGCCTATATCCAGAAGGGCATCGACGAGGGCGCGCGGCTGGTAGCAGGCGGCCTCGGCCGGCCCGACGGGCTGAACCGCGGCTTCTTCGTCCGGCCCACGGTCTTTGCCGACGTGGTGCCCGGCATGACCATCGAGCGCGAGGAGATCTTCGGTCCCGTCCTGTCGATCCTGCCGTTCGAGACCGAGGCCGAGGCCGTCCGCATCGCCAACGACACGCCCTATGGCCTGACGAACTACGTCCAGAGCCGGGATGGCGCGCGGCGCAACCGTCTCGCCCGGCAACTGCGCTCGGGGATGGTCGAGATGAACGGCCGCTCGCGCGCGGCGGGCTCGCCCTTCGGCGGCGTCAAGGCCTCGGGCCGGGCGCGGGAAGGCGGCGTCTGGGGGATCGAGGAGTTCCTCGAGGTCAAGGCGATCTCGGGCTGGGACCCGGAGGCCGAGGCCGCGGCGGCGGAGTAG
- a CDS encoding glycosyltransferase, protein MGLAAAFRAAKARWRAARAIAEIETRRLSPRPHGLDTPLAVSLTSYPARYPTLAPTLRSLLRQTVKPDRLVLWLTPADAAVLPAEVRRLEGEGLEIATAAELRSFKKIIPALTAMPGHCLVTADDDVYYWPDWLEGLVAARRATGRSVLCHRAHRIRLGGDGLPLPYGDWDRRLDAPAPSGLIFPTGVHGVLYAPDAFHADVLREDLFLSLCPSADDVWLYWMHRLRGHRAMQVGRLHRVLEWPQSQQSNLRSANTAEGGNDRAIAAMIRHYGFPAP, encoded by the coding sequence ATGGGCCTCGCAGCGGCCTTCCGTGCGGCCAAGGCGCGGTGGCGCGCCGCGCGGGCCATTGCCGAGATCGAGACGAGGAGGCTGTCCCCGCGCCCGCACGGGCTCGACACTCCGCTTGCGGTGTCGCTGACCAGCTATCCCGCGCGCTATCCGACACTGGCGCCGACACTGCGGTCGCTGCTGCGCCAGACGGTGAAGCCCGACCGGCTGGTGCTGTGGCTGACCCCGGCCGATGCGGCCGTCCTGCCGGCAGAGGTCCGCAGGCTCGAGGGCGAGGGGCTGGAGATCGCGACCGCGGCCGAGCTGCGCTCGTTCAAGAAGATCATCCCCGCGCTGACGGCGATGCCGGGCCACTGCCTCGTGACGGCCGATGACGACGTCTATTACTGGCCGGACTGGCTGGAGGGGCTGGTGGCGGCACGCCGGGCGACGGGGCGATCGGTCCTCTGCCACCGCGCACATCGCATCCGGCTGGGCGGGGACGGCCTGCCGCTGCCCTACGGCGACTGGGATCGCCGCCTTGACGCGCCGGCGCCTTCGGGCCTGATCTTCCCGACCGGGGTGCATGGCGTCCTTTACGCGCCGGACGCCTTCCACGCCGACGTGCTGCGCGAGGATCTGTTCCTTTCGCTCTGCCCCAGCGCCGATGATGTCTGGCTCTACTGGATGCACCGGCTGCGCGGCCACCGGGCGATGCAGGTCGGGCGGCTGCACCGCGTGCTGGAATGGCCGCAGAGCCAGCAGAGCAACCTGCGCAGCGCGAATACTGCGGAAGGCGGCAATGACCGCGCCATCGCCGCGATGATCCGGCACTACGGCTTTCCCGCACCCTGA
- a CDS encoding polysaccharide pyruvyl transferase family protein — translation MKLLVVNDTDGRRNPGCRLTSRTLKQSLEATFPEAEVTPAPWGFGRRLRLPRWSDRLVAARGGDVFGRSFLRTLSIAEYGLAAVAAVEEGAAVVFQPEGTISDSHRPLRILRNLSLPLYAVLHVGVPVAVTNGTFPLFRDERAEPIRMLLKGAVHASLRDRPSAEFWQVGFAPDTAVLWEGEPVVADADCLLITTGAEVAPERDLAAARSGLALCRETGLRPLVMTKAWERLVPMRAEVEALGGVFMQDVRMADADVLLSRCRAHVGGRYHMALMCATKGIPSALVRTNTHKNLWLAEEFRGIRLADSEEALGQVGRELLAGELPSLPLLQDVRRCCDLQAARMADLRSAVLAGQGTPTRPTAPSAALLSAIASESRRDLWKGTLRRITGRKI, via the coding sequence ATGAAGCTTCTGGTCGTGAACGACACCGACGGGCGCCGCAATCCCGGGTGCAGGCTCACGAGCCGCACGCTGAAGCAGAGCCTCGAGGCGACCTTCCCGGAGGCCGAGGTCACGCCGGCGCCCTGGGGCTTCGGCCGCAGGCTGCGCCTGCCGCGCTGGTCGGACCGGCTCGTGGCGGCGCGCGGCGGCGACGTCTTCGGCAGGTCGTTCCTGCGGACGCTCTCCATCGCGGAATACGGCCTCGCCGCGGTGGCCGCGGTCGAGGAGGGCGCGGCGGTGGTGTTCCAGCCCGAGGGCACGATCTCGGACAGCCACCGGCCTCTCCGCATCCTGCGCAACCTGTCCCTGCCGCTTTATGCGGTGCTGCATGTCGGCGTTCCCGTCGCCGTCACCAACGGAACCTTCCCGTTGTTCCGCGATGAGCGGGCCGAGCCGATCCGCATGCTGCTGAAGGGCGCGGTCCACGCGTCGCTGCGCGACCGCCCCTCGGCGGAGTTCTGGCAGGTGGGCTTTGCGCCCGATACGGCCGTGCTCTGGGAGGGCGAGCCGGTCGTCGCCGATGCCGACTGCCTGCTGATCACCACCGGAGCCGAGGTCGCGCCGGAGCGCGACCTTGCCGCGGCGCGCTCAGGCCTGGCGCTTTGCCGCGAGACCGGGCTCCGGCCGCTGGTGATGACGAAGGCGTGGGAACGACTGGTGCCGATGCGTGCCGAAGTGGAGGCGCTGGGCGGCGTGTTCATGCAGGACGTGCGGATGGCGGATGCGGATGTCCTGCTGTCGCGTTGCCGGGCGCATGTGGGGGGGCGTTACCACATGGCGCTGATGTGCGCCACCAAGGGCATCCCCAGCGCTCTCGTTCGCACCAATACCCACAAGAACCTCTGGCTCGCCGAGGAATTCCGGGGCATCCGCCTTGCCGACAGCGAAGAGGCGCTGGGGCAGGTGGGGCGCGAGCTTCTGGCCGGCGAGCTGCCCAGCCTGCCGCTGCTGCAGGACGTGCGCAGGTGCTGCGACCTGCAGGCCGCGCGGATGGCGGATCTGCGCAGCGCCGTGCTCGCCGGGCAGGGGACCCCGACGCGGCCGACGGCGCCGAGCGCCGCCCTGCTTTCCGCCATCGCCTCGGAAAGCCGCCGCGACCTGTGGAAGGGAACCCTGCGCCGGATTACCGGCAGGAAGATCTGA
- a CDS encoding heme biosynthesis protein HemY codes for MLWSLIKILIFVALVVGLTFGAGYLMDTGGGLRVALADWEFNLGPLQAVIAALLLIAAVWLFIKIVGFIVAVLRFLNGDETAVSRYFDRSREQKGLRALSEGMMALAAGEPRVAMSRAARARKYLGQNAMTTLLNAQAAQQAGDSRRAAESYKLLLQDEQTKFVGVRGLLKQKLEENDTNTALALAQKAFEINPKHSETQDILLRLQAERHDWTGARNTLNAKMKSGALPKAVYKRRDAVLALQTAKDVFDESSTIEAREAAILANKKSPDLIPAAAMAARSYLSQGNKKYAVRVLKKAWEAQPHPDLAAAFAEIEPDETPVERLKRFRTLTAIRPDDDETRMLLAELSLAAEDFPAARRALGDLVTRHPTQRALTIMAAVERGEGSDEALVRGWLARALSAPRGPQWCCDNCQTVHSSWGPICDNCGGFDTLSWREPSQKSEPTGTGTELLPLIVGGPAASRPVEDEGEVIDEKAVERTEK; via the coding sequence ATGCTCTGGTCGTTGATCAAGATCCTGATTTTCGTGGCCCTCGTGGTCGGCCTGACCTTCGGGGCAGGATATCTGATGGACACCGGCGGCGGGCTGCGCGTTGCCCTTGCCGACTGGGAGTTCAACCTCGGCCCGCTGCAGGCGGTGATCGCGGCGCTGCTCCTCATCGCCGCGGTCTGGCTGTTCATCAAGATCGTGGGCTTCATCGTCGCGGTGCTGCGCTTCCTGAACGGCGACGAGACCGCCGTGTCGCGCTATTTCGACCGCTCGCGCGAGCAGAAAGGCCTGCGCGCGCTGTCCGAGGGCATGATGGCCCTTGCCGCCGGCGAACCGCGCGTGGCGATGTCGCGCGCGGCCCGAGCGCGGAAATACCTTGGCCAGAACGCGATGACGACGCTGCTGAACGCGCAGGCGGCGCAGCAGGCGGGTGATTCGCGCCGGGCGGCCGAGTCCTACAAGCTGCTGCTGCAGGACGAGCAGACGAAGTTCGTCGGCGTCCGCGGCCTGCTGAAGCAGAAGCTGGAGGAGAACGACACCAACACCGCGCTGGCGCTGGCGCAGAAGGCCTTCGAGATCAACCCGAAGCACTCCGAGACGCAGGACATCCTGCTGAGGCTGCAGGCCGAGCGGCACGACTGGACCGGTGCGCGCAACACGCTGAACGCCAAGATGAAGTCCGGCGCGCTGCCCAAGGCGGTCTACAAGCGCCGCGACGCGGTGCTGGCGCTGCAGACCGCCAAGGACGTGTTCGACGAATCCTCCACGATCGAGGCGCGCGAGGCGGCGATCCTGGCCAACAAGAAGTCGCCGGACCTCATTCCCGCGGCGGCCATGGCGGCGCGCAGCTACCTGTCCCAGGGCAACAAGAAATACGCCGTGCGCGTGCTGAAGAAGGCCTGGGAAGCCCAGCCCCATCCCGACCTCGCGGCGGCCTTCGCCGAGATCGAGCCGGACGAGACCCCGGTGGAGCGCCTGAAGCGCTTCCGCACCCTGACCGCGATCCGGCCGGACGACGACGAGACGCGGATGCTTCTGGCCGAACTCTCGCTGGCGGCCGAGGATTTCCCGGCGGCGCGCCGCGCCCTCGGCGACCTCGTGACGCGGCACCCCACGCAGCGCGCGCTGACCATCATGGCAGCGGTCGAGCGCGGCGAGGGCTCGGACGAGGCGCTGGTGCGCGGCTGGCTGGCGCGGGCCCTGTCGGCTCCGCGGGGGCCGCAGTGGTGCTGCGACAACTGCCAGACCGTGCATTCCAGCTGGGGCCCGATCTGCGACAACTGCGGCGGTTTCGACACGCTCAGCTGGCGTGAACCGTCGCAGAAGTCAGAGCCCACGGGCACCGGAACCGAGCTTCTGCCGCTGATCGTCGGCGGACCCGCGGCCTCGCGTCCCGTCGAGGATGAGGGCGAGGTGATCGACGAAAAAGCGGTTGAGCGGACCGAAAAATAG
- a CDS encoding COG4223 family protein: MSEPESREAGEKKREDDSPEPLTLSQPEPVEPEGSPADEPFRDGERSDESRALPDEAEIIAEMPPASDSDGITRPDEDLARPEPVVASSPRRPEPARGSGTGGLVLLLLGGIAGAAGGFAYSRHAKPDWPLADYGQTTQVAAQQRELEDLRAQLAALPEPTPAPVVTEGPSAAELAEAQQRAAAAEARIAELEAQLAQAASQPAAPVGDAGALQQEIAALRDQIAQASGSAVTDAQAEAEKRVADAEAQAARLKAEVEAAARAATTAAAVAQVRASIDAGTPYAAPLEALASKGVEIPMKLIETAEAGVPTLPALEDSFPPAAREALAVSRRATMGDSWTSRARAFLLTEAGLRSLSPREGSDPDAILSRAEAAVHGADLPKALEEIATLPAEGQAAMAGWAAEAKKRIEAIDAVAALAAAAEGK; encoded by the coding sequence ATGTCAGAACCGGAGTCCCGCGAAGCTGGTGAGAAGAAACGGGAGGACGATTCGCCCGAGCCCCTGACCCTTTCCCAACCGGAGCCGGTCGAGCCGGAAGGGTCGCCGGCGGACGAGCCGTTCCGGGACGGCGAACGGTCGGACGAGAGCCGCGCGCTTCCCGACGAGGCCGAGATCATCGCCGAGATGCCGCCGGCGTCGGACAGCGACGGGATCACACGGCCCGACGAGGACCTCGCCCGGCCCGAACCCGTGGTCGCGTCATCGCCCCGCCGGCCCGAGCCGGCACGGGGCAGCGGCACCGGCGGGCTCGTCCTGCTGCTGCTTGGCGGCATCGCGGGCGCGGCCGGCGGCTTCGCCTATTCCCGCCACGCCAAGCCGGACTGGCCGCTCGCCGACTATGGCCAGACGACCCAGGTGGCAGCACAGCAGCGCGAGCTGGAAGACCTGCGCGCGCAGCTTGCCGCCCTTCCCGAGCCGACCCCCGCCCCCGTCGTGACCGAAGGCCCCTCGGCCGCCGAACTGGCCGAGGCGCAGCAGCGCGCCGCCGCAGCCGAGGCCCGGATCGCCGAGCTCGAGGCGCAGCTGGCGCAGGCCGCAAGCCAGCCCGCCGCGCCCGTCGGCGATGCGGGCGCCCTCCAGCAGGAGATCGCGGCGCTTCGCGACCAGATCGCGCAGGCGTCCGGCTCGGCGGTGACCGACGCGCAGGCCGAGGCCGAGAAGCGCGTCGCGGACGCCGAGGCTCAGGCCGCCAGGCTGAAGGCCGAGGTCGAGGCAGCCGCGCGGGCCGCCACCACCGCGGCAGCCGTGGCGCAGGTGCGCGCCTCGATCGACGCGGGAACGCCCTACGCCGCCCCGCTCGAGGCGCTCGCCTCCAAAGGCGTCGAGATCCCGATGAAGCTCATCGAGACCGCCGAGGCCGGCGTTCCGACGCTCCCCGCGCTTGAAGACAGCTTCCCGCCCGCGGCACGCGAGGCGCTGGCCGTCTCGCGCCGCGCCACGATGGGCGACAGCTGGACCTCGCGCGCGCGCGCCTTCCTGTTGACCGAGGCGGGCCTGCGCTCGCTCTCGCCGCGCGAGGGCAGCGACCCCGACGCCATCCTGTCGCGCGCCGAGGCCGCGGTTCATGGCGCGGACCTGCCGAAGGCGCTGGAGGAGATCGCGACGCTGCCCGCCGAGGGACAGGCCGCCATGGCCGGCTGGGCCGCCGAGGCCAAGAAACGCATTGAGGCAATCGACGCCGTCGCGGCACTCGCCGCTGCCGCGGAAGGGAAGTGA
- a CDS encoding uroporphyrinogen-III synthase, translating to MAPQSRDPLPTFLLTRPEAQGARFAAALRDAFGPDIRIVTSPLMMPEFLSPAIAEQPEALIFTSETGVEACRRLASPELEGVGRAWCVGNRTARAARAAGFEARSADGDAEALVAAILGTGERGPLLHLRGAESRGDVAGRLSAQGIPTAEAIVYDQRPKPLSAEAIDALGGGRPVLAPLFSPRTARLLAAEVARGAPGAVLWIAALSPAVAEAAASLPAQRRQIAAQPDADALLDAVKALLDAQSDA from the coding sequence ATGGCCCCACAATCCCGCGACCCCCTGCCGACCTTCCTTCTGACCCGCCCCGAGGCGCAGGGAGCGCGCTTTGCCGCCGCCCTGCGCGACGCCTTCGGTCCGGACATCCGCATCGTCACCTCGCCGCTGATGATGCCCGAGTTCCTGTCGCCCGCCATCGCCGAACAGCCGGAGGCGCTGATCTTCACCTCGGAAACCGGGGTCGAGGCCTGTCGCCGGCTCGCCTCTCCCGAACTCGAGGGGGTCGGGCGGGCGTGGTGCGTGGGCAACCGGACGGCGCGCGCCGCCCGCGCAGCCGGGTTCGAGGCGCGGTCGGCCGATGGCGATGCCGAGGCGCTGGTCGCGGCAATCCTGGGCACGGGCGAGCGGGGGCCGCTGCTTCACCTGCGCGGCGCGGAGTCGCGTGGTGACGTGGCAGGCCGGCTTTCGGCACAGGGCATCCCGACGGCCGAGGCCATTGTCTATGACCAGCGCCCGAAGCCGCTGTCGGCCGAGGCGATTGATGCCTTGGGCGGCGGCCGGCCGGTGCTCGCCCCCCTCTTCTCGCCCCGGACCGCCCGGCTTCTCGCGGCCGAAGTCGCACGCGGCGCGCCGGGCGCGGTCCTCTGGATCGCGGCCCTCAGCCCCGCCGTGGCCGAGGCAGCCGCAAGCCTGCCCGCGCAGCGGCGGCAAATCGCCGCGCAACCCGATGCCGATGCCCTGCTTGATGCGGTAAAGGCGCTACTTGACGCACAGTCTGATGCTTGA
- the tsaD gene encoding tRNA (adenosine(37)-N6)-threonylcarbamoyltransferase complex transferase subunit TsaD → MSHPLIFLGIESSCDDTAAAVVRHREGEPAEILASVVDGQTALHAAFGGVVPEIAARAHAERLDLCVERALAEARLQLSDLDGVAVTAGPGLIGGVLSGVMCAKGIAAGSGLPLVGVNHLAGHALTPRLTDGLAFPYLMLLVSGGHCQFLIVRGPEDFSRVGGSIDDAPGEAFDKTAKLLGLPQPGGPSVEAEAARGDPRRFAFPRPMLDRPGCDMSFSGLKTALLRARDAVVAEKGGITREDRADLCAGFQAAVVEVLAEKTRRALALHAAEAPDRPALAVAGGVAANGPIRAALMRVAAQAGAGFVAPPLRLCTDNAAMIAWAGIERFRGGARDGMDLSARPRWPLDRTAPALIGSGKKGAKA, encoded by the coding sequence ATGTCCCACCCGCTCATCTTCCTTGGCATCGAGAGCAGCTGCGACGATACGGCGGCCGCCGTGGTCCGCCACCGCGAGGGCGAGCCGGCCGAGATCCTCGCGTCGGTGGTGGATGGCCAGACCGCGCTGCACGCGGCCTTCGGCGGCGTCGTGCCCGAGATCGCCGCCCGCGCCCATGCCGAGCGGCTGGATCTGTGCGTCGAACGCGCGCTGGCCGAGGCGAGGCTGCAGCTTTCGGATCTCGACGGAGTCGCGGTGACCGCGGGGCCGGGGCTGATCGGGGGCGTCCTGTCCGGTGTCATGTGCGCCAAGGGGATCGCCGCGGGCAGTGGCCTGCCGCTGGTGGGGGTGAACCACCTTGCGGGCCACGCGCTGACGCCCCGCCTGACCGACGGTCTGGCCTTTCCCTATCTGATGCTCCTCGTCTCGGGCGGGCACTGCCAGTTCCTGATCGTGCGCGGACCCGAGGACTTCTCGCGGGTGGGTGGGTCGATCGACGATGCGCCGGGCGAGGCCTTCGACAAGACCGCGAAACTTCTGGGCCTGCCGCAGCCCGGCGGTCCTTCGGTCGAGGCCGAGGCCGCGCGCGGCGATCCGCGCCGCTTCGCCTTCCCGCGGCCTATGCTGGACCGTCCCGGCTGCGACATGTCCTTTTCCGGGCTGAAGACGGCGCTGCTGCGGGCGCGCGACGCGGTGGTCGCCGAGAAGGGTGGCATCACCCGGGAAGACCGCGCCGATCTTTGCGCCGGGTTTCAGGCGGCGGTGGTCGAGGTTCTGGCCGAGAAGACGAGGCGGGCGCTTGCGCTTCATGCGGCCGAGGCGCCGGACCGCCCGGCCTTGGCCGTCGCCGGGGGCGTGGCCGCGAACGGGCCGATCCGGGCGGCGCTGATGCGTGTCGCGGCCCAGGCGGGGGCGGGGTTCGTGGCGCCGCCGCTGCGGCTTTGCACCGACAACGCGGCCATGATCGCCTGGGCCGGGATCGAGCGCTTCCGCGGCGGCGCGCGCGACGGGATGGACCTGTCGGCCCGGCCGCGCTGGCCGCTGGACAGGACCGCGCCGGCGCTGATCGGCTCAGGCAAGAAGGGGGCTAAGGCATGA
- a CDS encoding NAD(P)H-dependent glycerol-3-phosphate dehydrogenase yields the protein MIGILGAGAFGTALAVTLGREQPVMLWGRRGVPKLDVPLPDNVTVTADLGAVEAGTVLLAVPMQALGGLLREDAGRLDGRALVACCKGVDLATGLGPTALIRAACPRATAAVLTGPSFAADIARGLPTALTLACADDAAGEALQRDLSTAALRLYRTTDVTGAELGGALKNVIAIAAGVVIGAGLGHSARAALMTRGYAEMQRLALALGARAETLAGLSGFGDLVLTCTSDQSRNFRFGQALGAGAGFDATVTVEGRATATAVTRLSAERGIDMPIAAMVDALAGGRVTLPEAIQTLLSRPLKQE from the coding sequence ATGATCGGCATTCTTGGCGCAGGCGCCTTTGGCACGGCGCTGGCGGTCACCCTGGGTCGCGAACAGCCGGTGATGCTCTGGGGGCGCCGCGGCGTGCCGAAGCTGGACGTGCCGCTGCCCGATAACGTGACGGTGACGGCGGACCTCGGCGCCGTCGAGGCCGGGACCGTGCTGCTGGCCGTGCCCATGCAGGCGCTGGGCGGGCTGCTGCGCGAGGATGCGGGCCGGCTCGACGGTCGCGCGCTGGTCGCCTGCTGCAAGGGCGTGGACCTTGCAACCGGCCTTGGCCCGACCGCGCTGATCCGGGCGGCCTGTCCGCGCGCCACCGCCGCCGTCCTGACCGGGCCGAGCTTCGCCGCCGACATCGCCCGCGGCCTGCCGACCGCCCTGACGCTCGCCTGCGCCGACGATGCGGCGGGCGAGGCGCTGCAGCGGGACCTGTCCACGGCGGCGCTCCGCCTCTATCGCACGACGGATGTCACCGGCGCCGAACTGGGGGGCGCGCTGAAGAACGTGATCGCCATTGCCGCCGGCGTGGTGATCGGCGCGGGCCTCGGCCACAGCGCGCGGGCGGCGCTGATGACCCGCGGCTACGCCGAGATGCAGCGCCTCGCGCTCGCGCTCGGGGCGCGGGCCGAGACGCTGGCCGGCCTCTCGGGCTTCGGGGATCTGGTGCTGACCTGCACCTCGGACCAGTCGCGCAACTTCCGCTTTGGCCAGGCACTCGGCGCGGGGGCCGGCTTTGACGCCACCGTGACGGTCGAGGGCCGGGCGACCGCCACCGCCGTCACCCGGCTTTCCGCCGAACGGGGCATCGACATGCCCATCGCCGCCATGGTGGATGCGCTGGCCGGGGGCCGCGTCACCCTGCCCGAGGCGATCCAGACCCTTCTTTCCCGTCCCCTGAAACAGGAGTAG
- a CDS encoding YciI family protein translates to MRVALICTDKAGALQTRLDTRAAHLAYIEQTGVVEMAGPFLSPEGQMTGSLVVLNVETLAEAQDWAAGDPYAKAGLFESVTISEWKKVIG, encoded by the coding sequence ATGCGCGTCGCGCTCATCTGCACCGACAAGGCCGGTGCGCTGCAAACCCGGCTCGACACCCGCGCCGCCCACCTCGCCTATATCGAGCAGACCGGGGTGGTCGAGATGGCCGGCCCGTTCCTCAGCCCCGAGGGGCAGATGACCGGCTCGCTCGTGGTGCTGAACGTGGAGACGCTGGCCGAGGCGCAGGACTGGGCAGCGGGCGATCCCTATGCCAAGGCGGGCCTGTTCGAGAGCGTCACGATCTCGGAATGGAAGAAGGTGATCGGCTGA